From a single Apium graveolens cultivar Ventura chromosome 2, ASM990537v1, whole genome shotgun sequence genomic region:
- the LOC141698065 gene encoding uncharacterized protein LOC141698065 — MASNARISYQRLRNEGGFDNYGGAGIGRASSWTRRSRRVHIRRKLKIKIPGLKRFMRRKARVVVSSWSKIVKRFKDGQSHFGDLFAGNYMFMQVTPASLKCFEKSSKSQLYSDFGSRYYLPKVS, encoded by the coding sequence ATGGCCTCAAATGCCAGGATTTCGTACCAAAGACTAAGAAATGAAGGAGGTTTCGACAATTATGGCGGGGCAGGAATAGGAAGAGCAAGTAGCTGGACGAGAAGGTCCAGGAGAGTTCATATCAGGAGGAAACTGAAGATCAAGATTCCAGGATTGAAAAGGTTTATGAGAAGAAAGGCTAGAGTGGTAGTCAGTTCTTGGTCTAAAATTGTGAAAAGATTTAAAGATGGTCAATCACACTTTGGTGATTTGTTTGCAGGCAACTATATGTTCATGCAAGTTACTCCTGCTTCTTTGAAGTGTTTCGAAAAATCATCAAAGTCTCAACTTTATAGTGATTTTGGATCTCGCTATTATCTTCCCAAGGTTTCTTGA
- the LOC141708206 gene encoding E3 ubiquitin-protein ligase RGLG2: MGGRSSKEQSYRQSSSARSTSSTSWNQQDYVQSPSYGAPRDAYAYPAYNQQPYNPPPTQNYGGRGYEPQRKQLDRKYSRIADNYNSLDEVTAALANAGLESSNLIVGIDFTKSNEWTGAKSFNRRSLHHIGDDLNPYEQAISIIGKTLASFDEDNLIPCFGFGDALTHDQDVFSFYQDRFCNGFEEVLSRYKEIVPSLRLAGPTSFAPIIEMAMTIVEQSNGQYHVLVIIADGQVTRSVDTDRGQLSPQEQRTVEAIVKASELPLSIILVGVGDGPWDMMKEFDDNIPARAFDNFQFVNFTEIMAKKLSTSRKETEFALSALMEIPSQYKATMELHLLGRARGNVPERFPLPPPSYRASSFSSSKPSHSTSFKTSSPSYNAYSSPSSTAPPVANSTYDNMVCPICLTNSKNMAFGCGHQTCCECGEDLQLCPICRSQIQTRIKLY; the protein is encoded by the exons ATGGGAGGAAGAAGTTCGAAAGAGCAGAGTTATAGGCAGTCTTCAAGTGCAAGGTCTACTTCTTCGACGTCATGGAATCAGCAGGATTATGTTCAATCTCCGAGTTATGGTGCTCCTCGAGACGCTTATGCTTATCCGGCATACAATCAGCAGCCGTATAATCCACCACCAACTCAGAATTATGGAGGTCGGGGATATGAACCGCAGAGAAAGCAGCTTGATAGGAAGTACTCGAGGATTGCTGATAATTACAATTCGCTAGATGAG GTGACTGCAGCACTTGCAAATGCTGGCCTGGAGTCCTCTAATCTCATTGTTGGTATTGACTTCACTAAAAGCAATGAGTGGACAG GTGCTAAGTCCTTTAACAGGCGAAGTTTACATCACATCGGGGATGACTTGAATCCCTACGAACAAGCAATAAGTATTATTGGAAAAACTTTAGCATCTTTTGATGAGGACAACCTGATTCCCTGTTTTGGATTTGGCGACG CTTTAACGCATGACCAAGATGTCTTCAGTTTTTATCAAGATAGATTTTGCAACGGTTTTGAGGAAGTATTGAGTCGGTACAAGGAAATTGTCCCCAGTCTTCGGCTTGCAG GACCAACTTCATTTGCTCCTATTATTGAAATGGCAATGACTATTGTTGAGCAAAGTAATGGCCAATACCATGTGTTAGTAATTATTGCAGATGGACAG GTAACAAGAAGTGTTGATACAGACCGTGGCCAGTTGAGTCCACAAGAACAGAGAACTGTTGAAGCTATCGTCAAAGCAAG CGAGCTTCCCCTATCAATTATATTAGTTGGTGTGGGAGATGGACCTTGGGACATGATGAAGGAATTTGATGATAATATTCCTGCTCGAGCTTTTGATAATTTTCAA TTTGTCAATTTCACGGAAATCATGGCAAAGAAACTTTCCACATCTCGAAAAGAAACTGAATTTGCTCTATCAGCTCTAATGGAAATTCCTTCTCAATATAAAGCTACCATGGAGCTCCATTTATTAGG TCGTGCAAGAGGAAATGTTCCCGAAAGATTTCCCCTCCCTCCTCCTTCATATCGTGCATCTTCTTTCAGCAGCTCTAAGCCTTCACATTCAACTAGTTTCAAGACGAGTTCACCTTCTTATAATGCGTACAGTAGTCCTTCTAGCACAGCACCACCTGTTGCAAACTCTACCTATGATAACATG GTCTGTCCTATTTGCCTAACCAATTCGAAAAACATGGCTTTTGGTTGCGGACATCAG ACATGTTGCGAATGCGGAGAAGATCTCCAGTTATGTCCTATTTGCCGTAGTCAAATTCAAACTAGAATTAAGCTTTACTAG
- the LOC141708203 gene encoding pentatricopeptide repeat-containing protein At4g35850, mitochondrial, producing MKLLQTILREHRRSVLLQAVGRRYFAAVPVDEKLLKRNYASHDGEYNTVITNLIAQRRNYLVRDVYDDMMLDPVKPERRTFHSLIACAMKGVRLQDAFYFRDQMLAMGLIPDVALYNLLISTCAKCNKSDQATLILEEMKQFGVKPTGETFICLLGAYAIAGRLDRVYAVVRDMTAVGLGLNKFCYAALISAHRNKIPVAHDTAEKIIELVYQSKGWSDIEHTKDNAENVLVGVSEEELYSLPTAEYVSRRRFNFLNRALTVYHAAFQAVADLQDVKAIDTLYEMLTNDRRKPDVFIALQIMRCYLHSGDLDRGINAFVACMGFGPVIEAYVTFIEAAMVGYTPRGMHEAEEKLKQMASVNLFLSAKMGSDLLIIASGEKTGGFTVANLIWDMMQDRKTPLSLPAVEAYHQGLKDREIPDDDQRLFLVSKTLNDLRQKMGPLSNWTNVTQKASSLQ from the exons ATGAAACTTCTACAAACAATCCTCCGTG AACATAGAAGATCTGTGTTGCTCCAAGCTGTCGGGCGTCGCTACTTTGCTGCTGTACCTGTCGATGAAAAGCTACTCAAGAGAAATTACGCTAGTCATGATGGCGAATACAACACTGTCATTACTAATCTTATTGCTCAACGAAG GAATTATTTGGTTAGAGATGTGTATGATGATATGATGCTTGACCCTGTTAAACCCGAACGCCGTACATTTCATTCTCTCATTGCTTGTGCTATGAAGGGTGTTCGCTTGCAGGATGCTTTTTACTTTCGTGATCAAATGCTAGCCATGGGTTTGATTCCTGAT GTAGCTTTATACAACCTTTTGATTTCAACCTGTGCAAAGTGCAACAAGTCCGACCAGGCAACCCTT ATTTTGGAAGAAATGAAGCAGTTTGGAGTCAAGCCTACTGGAGAAACCTTTATCTGTCTACTTGGCGCGTATGCAATAGCTGGTCGACTAGATAGAGT GTATGCAGTTGTTCGCGATATGACAGCTGTTGGCCTTGGTTTGAACAAATTCTGCTATGCAGCCCTTATATCTGCACATAGGAATAAGATACCTGTTGCACATGACACAGCTGAaaaa ATCATCGAGCTTGTTTATCAGTCTAAGGGGTGGTCAGACATAGAACACACAAAAGATAATGCTGAAAATGTGTTGGTTGGTGTATCGGAAGAAGAGTTATACAGTCTCCCAACTGCTGAATATGTTAGCCGTCGCCGATTTAATTTCCTTAATAGGGCCTTAACTGTATATCATGCTGCATTTCAGGCTGTTGCCGATCTTCAGGATGTAAAG GCAATTGATACTCTTTACGAGATGCTTACGAATGATAGGCGCAAACCTGATGTCTTTATTGCTCTGCAAATCATGAG GTGCTATCTGCATTCTGGTGACCTTGATCGTGGTATTAACGCTTTTGTGGCATGTATGGGTTTCGGCCCAGTGATTGAAGCATATGTG ACATTCATCGAAGCAGCCATGGTTGGCTATACTCCAAGAGGAATGCATGAGGCTGAAGAGAAACTG AAACAAATGGCGTCTGTGAATTTGTTCCTAAGCGCAAAAATGGGAAGTGATCTTCTTATTATTGCCTCGGGTGAAAAG ACTGGTGGTTTTACTGTTGCAAATCTGATATGGGACATGATGCAAGACCGTAAGACTCCCCTTTCGCTTCCAGCTGTTGAAGCATATCACCAGGGATTAAAG
- the LOC141708204 gene encoding putative hexosyltransferase MUCI70 produces MDKDILNSVSFRASRRPDRNYPSHETKGRLSPDYPLKILWKRGFIRLVLVGGIIWMFLILVVLLFHIWSCQSSFAFFSALCNKDSKVFGMLNTMGLVQPPHRCPIPVSNDPNKVVIPERRTPQKFVQRLSYFEDDDGAKNGSQSRPLFGGHQSWSQREESFKLKSTMKVHCGFIRNGGAEMLPKDIDYVKNCKFVVASGIFDGYDSPHQPSNISQRSQKLFCFLMVVDEVSLNFIKKNTTVRLDNEDGEWVGIWRLVLVKNPPYDEPRRNGKVPKILTHRLFPLARYSIWIDGKMELIVDPLLILERYLWRGKYTFAIAQHKHHRDIYEEADANKRRKRYARPLIDLHMKIYRYEGMEPWSPSKNTVSDVPEGAIIIREHTALTNLFSCLWFNEVDLFTPRDQLSFGYVVYRLKGLFKFFMFPNCEYNSIFILHPHNREHSSPIEWVKSLKELKGSNNTLNESRGGLGLWTPYPGNLDLVVLPPVARTSKAG; encoded by the exons ATGGATAAAGATATTTTAAATTCTGTATCTTTTCGAGCGAGCCGTAGACCTGACCGTAATTACCCAAGCCATGAAACAAAAG GGAGGTTATCTCCAGATTATCCATtaaagattttatggaaaaggGGATTCATTCGGTTGGTTCTTGTCGGGGGAATAATCTGGATGTTTCTCATCCTTGTTGTATTATTGTTCCATATCTGGTCTTGCCAGTCTTCTTTTGCATTTTTTTCAG CTCTTTGTAACAAGGATAGCAAAGTATTTGGCATGTTGAACACAATGGGACTTGTACAACCACCACATC GTTGTCCTATTCCAGTTTCCAACGACCCCAATAAAGTGGTCATTCCAGAGAGGAGAACTCCTCAGAAATTTGTTCAAAGACTGTCATATTTTGAGGATGATGATGGAGCTAAAAATGGATCTCAGTCACGTCCGCTCTTTGGAGGGCATCAAAGCTGGTCGCAAAGAGAGGAGAGTTTTAAACTGAAGTCCACAATGAAG GTACATTGTGGTTTTATTCGAAATGGTGGTGCAGAAATGTTGCCTAAGGATATAGATTATGTCAAGAACTGTAAATTTGTGGTTGCATCTGGCATTTTTGATGGATATGATTCACCTCATCAGCCATCCAATATAAGCCAACGTTCTCAGAAGCTGTTCTGTTTTCTTATGGTGGTTGATGAAGTGTCCCTTAACTTCATTAAGAAAAATACTACTGTCAGGCTCGATAATGAGGATGGAGAATGGGTTGGCATCTGGCGTCTTGTCTTGGTAAAAAATCCCCCCTATGATGAACCAAGAAGGAACGGAAAGGTACCAAAGATACTTACTCATAGGTTATTTCCTCTAGCTCGGTACAGCATCTGGATTGATGGTAAAATGGAGCTAATAGTGGATCCATTGCTCATTTTGGAAAG ATATTTGTGGCGTGGGAAGTACACATTTGCAATTGCCCAGCATAAACATCATCGAGATATATATGAGGAGGCTGATGCCAACAAACGTAGAAAGCGATATGCGCGGCCTCTTATTGATCTCCATATGAAAATATATCGTTACGAGGGGATGGAACCATGGAGTCCGAGCAAAAATACAGTTAGCG ATGTTCCAGAAGGAGCTATCATCATACGAGAACATACTGCATTGACCAACTTGTTTAGTTGCTTGTGGTTCAACGAGGTGGACCTTTTCACACCAAGAGATCAACTAAGTTTTGGATATGTCGTTTATAGGTTGAAAGGTCTATTTAAGTTTTTTATGTTTCCAAACTGCGAGTATAACTCAATATTCATTTTGCACCCGCACAATCGTGAACATTCATCGCCAATAGAGTGGGTGAAATCTCTGAAGGAGCTCAAAGGTAGTAATAATACACTGAATGAGAGTAGGGGTGGATTAGGGTTGTGGACTCCATATCCTGGTAATCTTGATTTGGTTGTACTACCACCTGTGGCAAGGACATCAAAAGCAGGATAA